A single genomic interval of Bacillus sp. es.036 harbors:
- the menD gene encoding 2-succinyl-5-enolpyruvyl-6-hydroxy-3-cyclohexene-1-carboxylic-acid synthase, protein MTDQEILSSYVGSFVDELVRSGVNHAVVSPGSRSTPLAMMMAEHPLMKVWMHIDERSAGFFALGMAKSHHEPVALLCSSGTAGANYYPAVIEAAQSNVPLIVLTADRPHELRDNGAPQAIDQIKLYGDYAKWFMEMALPSSSLTRYIRTVASRAVAVSSSIPAGPVHLNFPFRDPLTPDLSYSGLFADGRDDHEPWVQSTDYARILDDKAVKRYVEKLANKKGIIVVGPQENEELAEPLYALAEALGYPVLADSLSMCRHVNSPNLIEGYDAFLRGEVDSSLYPDVIIRFGAMPVSKAYTLFVNKVESPLHLVIDENGWRDPTLSSSDMPNVSPVEFVKSLLPALQQLEHCENKWLEAWKELNEVTLNLLREDLEVEGLFEGYVFRELGQLMDKDDLLFVGNSMPIRDLENFFLPEGARPTIMGNRGANGIDGIISTALGASTDYSSGVLVIGDLSFYHDMNGLLLAKLYEINLTIVVVNNDGGGIFSFLPQRQEDKHFEQLFGTPLGLDYEHAAALYGGSFDRIGNWEEFSLAFEKSKKHKGLSIIEVPTNRDENLMLHRKLFSKISHETAKALKS, encoded by the coding sequence ATGACTGATCAAGAAATATTATCAAGCTACGTTGGTTCGTTTGTAGATGAACTTGTGCGATCAGGCGTAAACCATGCTGTGGTTAGTCCAGGATCGCGGTCTACCCCGCTTGCTATGATGATGGCCGAACACCCTTTAATGAAAGTCTGGATGCATATTGATGAGCGGTCTGCTGGTTTTTTTGCGCTTGGCATGGCCAAGTCACATCATGAACCGGTCGCACTTCTTTGTTCATCAGGCACAGCAGGAGCGAATTACTATCCGGCAGTCATCGAAGCTGCTCAATCCAATGTTCCGTTGATTGTATTAACGGCCGATCGTCCTCATGAGCTTCGTGACAATGGTGCGCCACAGGCGATTGACCAAATTAAGCTATATGGAGACTATGCAAAGTGGTTTATGGAAATGGCGCTCCCATCCTCCTCTCTGACGCGATACATCAGGACAGTCGCTTCAAGAGCCGTTGCTGTTTCTTCGAGTATACCAGCTGGACCTGTTCATCTTAATTTTCCGTTTAGAGATCCTTTAACACCTGATCTTTCATATTCAGGTCTTTTTGCTGACGGCAGAGATGATCACGAGCCATGGGTACAATCTACTGATTATGCACGCATTTTAGACGATAAAGCAGTAAAGCGTTATGTCGAAAAGTTGGCTAATAAGAAGGGAATTATCGTTGTAGGTCCACAGGAAAATGAAGAATTAGCTGAGCCATTGTATGCTCTTGCGGAAGCACTAGGGTATCCTGTTCTTGCTGATTCTCTGTCCATGTGTCGACATGTGAATTCTCCCAATTTAATTGAAGGATATGATGCTTTTTTAAGAGGTGAAGTTGATTCCTCTCTGTATCCTGATGTGATTATTCGTTTTGGGGCAATGCCTGTATCAAAAGCTTATACGCTTTTTGTTAATAAAGTCGAAAGTCCTCTCCATCTCGTAATAGATGAGAATGGATGGAGAGATCCAACTCTTTCAAGCTCTGATATGCCAAATGTTTCACCAGTAGAGTTTGTGAAGAGCCTTCTTCCTGCTTTACAGCAGCTTGAACATTGTGAGAACAAGTGGCTAGAAGCGTGGAAAGAGTTAAACGAGGTCACTCTTAACCTGCTTCGTGAGGATTTGGAGGTAGAGGGACTCTTTGAAGGATATGTGTTTAGAGAATTGGGTCAATTAATGGATAAGGACGATCTTTTGTTTGTAGGCAATAGTATGCCGATACGCGATTTGGAAAACTTCTTTTTACCTGAAGGAGCTCGACCGACCATAATGGGAAATCGCGGGGCGAACGGAATTGATGGGATTATTTCAACTGCTCTTGGTGCTAGTACTGATTATTCTTCCGGCGTTTTGGTTATCGGTGATCTCTCTTTTTATCATGATATGAACGGTCTCCTTCTAGCAAAGTTATATGAAATCAATTTAACCATTGTTGTTGTGAACAATGATGGGGGTGGGATTTTCTCCTTTTTACCGCAGCGCCAGGAGGATAAACATTTCGAGCAACTGTTTGGAACACCGCTTGGACTAGATTACGAGCATGCCGCAGCGCTCTACGGTGGAAGTTTTGATCGCATAGGGAATTGGGAAGAGTTTAGCTTAGCTTTTGAGAAAAGCAAGAAGCATAAAGGACTTAGCATTATTGAAGTCCCGACCAATCGTGATGAAAATCTTATGCTCCATCGGAAGTTATTCTCAAAGATTTCACACGAAACAGCGAAGGCTCTAAAATCATGA
- a CDS encoding thermonuclease family protein: MTHKLVPYLFILLFLSACSFITSNNEIPENTIPATVDRVVDGDTLKITLEEREETIRLLLVDTPETKHPSKPVQPFGPEASDFAKDRLEGEKVGIEIDVSERDKYGRLLAYVWIGDQMFNEMLLEEGLARVAYIYQPNVKYVDQFQKIQRQAQEEGKGIWSIEDYVQEEGFDEEAETNDSPTEEKLASEECQIKGNINSKGEKIYHVPEGSYYEMTKAEEMFCTKNEAEEAGFRPSSR, encoded by the coding sequence TTGACACATAAACTAGTGCCTTACCTTTTTATATTACTCTTTTTATCTGCCTGTTCTTTCATCACTTCCAATAACGAAATTCCTGAAAACACAATTCCAGCAACAGTAGATCGGGTCGTAGATGGTGACACTCTAAAAATAACACTTGAAGAGCGAGAAGAAACAATCAGACTTCTACTTGTCGATACACCTGAAACGAAGCATCCTAGTAAACCTGTCCAACCATTTGGACCTGAAGCGTCAGATTTTGCGAAGGACCGGCTTGAAGGAGAGAAGGTTGGAATCGAGATCGATGTTTCAGAACGTGATAAGTACGGCAGACTTCTTGCATACGTCTGGATCGGTGATCAAATGTTCAACGAAATGCTTCTTGAAGAAGGGCTCGCGAGGGTCGCATACATTTATCAGCCTAACGTAAAATATGTTGATCAATTTCAAAAAATACAGCGACAAGCTCAAGAAGAAGGGAAAGGGATTTGGAGCATAGAAGACTATGTTCAAGAAGAAGGGTTTGACGAAGAAGCAGAAACAAATGATTCTCCTACTGAAGAAAAACTCGCTTCTGAGGAGTGCCAAATAAAAGGGAATATAAATTCAAAAGGCGAAAAAATCTATCATGTTCCTGAAGGATCCTACTACGAAATGACCAAAGCAGAAGAAATGTTTTGTACGAAAAACGAAGCAGAGGAAGCTGGTTTCCGTCCATCTTCCAGGTAA
- the menC gene encoding o-succinylbenzoate synthase has product MIIESVTLHHIKMNLKTPFGNSLETVSDRDLIIVEVNDAEGNSGFGEGVAFTTPWYTEETLQTSWHMLRDIMIPLVKKRFIAHPFEVNGMLSGIRRNPMAKYAIEGAIWDLYAKKEGISLSKALGGTLKKIKAGVAVGASDQETMLEEISNRILEGYERIKVKIKPSQDVSILKAIRERYPNLSLMADANSAYTLRDIDQLKALDGFNLLMIEQPLAADDIVDHAKLQRELKTPICLDESIASFDDARRALDLNSCQVINIKPGRVGGLTASKMIHDLCDERGVPVWCGGMLESGIGRAHNIALSSLSNFVIPGDISASTRYWERDIIHPEVIVEKGYINVPEGNGIGYDLNRKELSRVTVVKEVY; this is encoded by the coding sequence ATGATCATCGAGTCGGTAACACTCCATCATATTAAAATGAACCTTAAAACGCCTTTTGGTAATAGCCTTGAAACGGTGTCTGATCGAGATTTGATTATCGTAGAGGTGAACGATGCTGAGGGTAATAGTGGTTTTGGAGAAGGGGTGGCATTTACAACCCCGTGGTACACTGAAGAAACGCTCCAAACGTCCTGGCATATGTTAAGGGATATCATGATACCCCTAGTAAAAAAACGTTTCATTGCACACCCGTTTGAGGTTAATGGCATGTTGTCAGGAATTAGAAGAAACCCAATGGCAAAGTATGCGATAGAAGGGGCGATATGGGATTTATACGCCAAAAAAGAAGGCATTAGTTTATCAAAAGCATTAGGCGGAACTTTAAAGAAAATTAAAGCAGGCGTTGCGGTTGGTGCTTCTGATCAGGAGACGATGTTAGAAGAAATAAGCAACAGAATTTTGGAAGGGTATGAGCGGATTAAGGTAAAGATAAAGCCGTCTCAAGATGTTTCCATTCTAAAAGCAATAAGAGAACGCTATCCAAATTTATCTTTAATGGCAGATGCTAATTCCGCCTATACGCTTCGAGATATCGATCAATTGAAAGCGTTGGATGGCTTTAATCTCCTGATGATTGAACAACCATTAGCGGCAGATGATATCGTTGACCATGCTAAACTTCAAAGGGAATTAAAGACACCGATTTGTTTGGATGAAAGTATTGCTTCTTTCGATGATGCGCGCCGAGCGCTAGATTTAAATAGCTGCCAGGTGATAAATATTAAGCCTGGTCGCGTAGGCGGGTTAACTGCTAGTAAAATGATACATGATTTATGCGATGAGCGCGGTGTCCCTGTCTGGTGCGGTGGTATGCTTGAATCAGGAATTGGAAGGGCGCATAATATAGCTCTTTCTAGCTTATCTAACTTTGTCATCCCAGGAGATATTTCGGCTTCTACACGATATTGGGAGCGGGATATCATTCATCCTGAAGTGATCGTAGAGAAAGGATACATTAACGTACCAGAAGGTAATGGTATTGGGTACGACTTAAACCGAAAAGAACTATCACGGGTGACAGTCGTGAAAGAAGTTTATTGA
- a CDS encoding DUF3231 family protein, with the protein MKTILKSMLGILQSHTDGEPKSPLHVGEVMNCWTAFAIFKEAQVFYRMALNTTDDEQLKKKTQEIFDASVKDQNKLKQFLIKEGVPLPPTSQAKPDSSSETIPMGVKLTDDEIANGISLKLASVNVLCATTVSQSIRTDVGLMFLEFQTHILLFAADFKTLMEKRGWLKSPPPYLPPGAPTQKP; encoded by the coding sequence ATGAAAACAATTTTAAAATCAATGCTTGGCATTCTCCAATCTCACACTGATGGTGAGCCTAAATCCCCGTTACATGTCGGTGAAGTGATGAACTGTTGGACAGCTTTTGCGATTTTTAAAGAAGCTCAAGTTTTTTATCGAATGGCATTAAATACAACCGATGATGAACAACTCAAGAAAAAAACACAGGAGATTTTTGATGCATCTGTTAAAGACCAAAATAAATTAAAACAATTTTTAATAAAAGAAGGCGTTCCTCTCCCACCAACATCTCAAGCAAAGCCTGATTCATCCTCAGAAACGATCCCTATGGGGGTAAAGCTAACGGACGATGAAATTGCCAACGGGATTTCACTGAAGCTTGCCTCAGTGAATGTCCTCTGTGCAACGACCGTTTCTCAGTCGATTCGAACCGATGTTGGGTTAATGTTTCTTGAGTTTCAAACCCACATCCTACTATTTGCTGCGGATTTTAAAACGTTAATGGAAAAGAGAGGATGGCTGAAATCTCCACCACCTTATCTTCCACCTGGCGCTCCAACTCAAAAGCCGTAG
- a CDS encoding o-succinylbenzoate--CoA ligase, with translation MDTMPNWLHKRASMTPDRVALIEKNKQLTYKQLQEQAVEMANALKAKGIAKGKHVGFFMENAIQSAVCLHALMYIGVIIVPLNHRLTGHELAFQLNDAELSYVITDRSLANKARESLLYIDLFIWEDIRPGAYCLEDLQTSIELNQLHTIMYTSGTTGEPKGVMLTYGNHWWSAISSSLNIGLEMHDRWLCAVPLFHMSGLSILLRSVIYGITMVIQKRFDPHAVNQSIQKENITIVSVVSAMLKKMLDDLGDDQYPATLRCMLLGGGPAPYPLLTICEEKQIPVFQTFGMTETASQIVTLSPEYMLNKQGSAGKALFPSEVKISHNHRELSPREHGEILVKGPTVTKGYWKREGATSEAFEDGWLHTGDIGFVDEDGFLFVLDRRKDLILSGGENVYPAEIEAAILEHIDIEDAGVTGVQDPHWGEVPAAFVVSKNPMLTDHQLLDYLSDRLARYKLPKSITFVKALPRNGANKLQRNLLASEAE, from the coding sequence ATGGACACGATGCCAAATTGGTTACACAAACGCGCTTCCATGACGCCTGACCGAGTGGCGCTGATTGAAAAGAATAAGCAGTTAACTTATAAGCAATTGCAAGAACAGGCAGTTGAAATGGCGAATGCTCTAAAAGCAAAGGGCATTGCTAAAGGGAAGCATGTTGGTTTTTTTATGGAGAACGCAATACAGTCGGCAGTCTGCTTGCATGCGCTCATGTATATTGGGGTTATTATTGTACCGCTGAACCATCGATTGACAGGTCATGAATTAGCGTTTCAATTAAATGATGCTGAGCTTTCTTACGTAATAACGGACCGATCTCTTGCGAATAAAGCTCGCGAAAGTTTACTATATATCGACCTTTTTATTTGGGAGGATATTCGTCCAGGAGCATATTGTTTGGAGGATCTACAAACCTCAATTGAGTTAAACCAACTTCATACGATCATGTACACTTCTGGTACGACGGGGGAACCGAAAGGCGTGATGTTAACGTATGGAAACCACTGGTGGAGTGCGATTAGCTCGAGCCTTAATATAGGTTTAGAAATGCATGATCGCTGGTTATGTGCCGTACCGCTATTTCATATGAGTGGCCTTTCAATATTATTACGCAGTGTTATCTATGGGATTACGATGGTTATACAAAAACGATTCGATCCGCATGCCGTTAATCAATCGATTCAAAAAGAAAACATTACAATTGTATCGGTAGTAAGCGCTATGCTAAAGAAAATGCTTGATGACCTTGGAGACGATCAGTATCCCGCTACGTTACGCTGCATGCTGCTTGGCGGAGGCCCAGCTCCATATCCACTCCTAACGATTTGTGAAGAAAAGCAAATTCCTGTCTTCCAAACATTTGGAATGACGGAAACAGCATCGCAAATTGTGACGCTTTCACCTGAGTATATGCTAAATAAACAGGGTTCTGCTGGGAAAGCTCTGTTTCCTTCAGAAGTAAAGATTAGTCATAATCATAGAGAACTTTCACCACGAGAGCATGGCGAAATTCTTGTGAAAGGACCCACGGTGACGAAAGGATATTGGAAACGTGAAGGCGCGACGAGTGAGGCATTTGAAGATGGATGGCTTCATACGGGTGATATCGGTTTTGTTGATGAAGATGGTTTTCTCTTTGTATTAGATCGAAGAAAAGACCTGATTCTTTCTGGAGGAGAAAATGTGTATCCGGCAGAAATTGAAGCCGCCATCCTTGAACATATAGATATTGAAGATGCAGGCGTAACAGGTGTCCAAGATCCACATTGGGGAGAAGTACCGGCGGCTTTCGTGGTAAGTAAAAACCCAATGTTAACCGATCATCAGTTACTCGATTATCTTTCAGATCGACTGGCTCGGTATAAATTGCCCAAGTCGATTACCTTTGTTAAGGCTCTTCCAAGGAATGGAGCCAATAAACTTCAGCGAAATTTGTTAGCGAGTGAAGCAGAATGA
- the menH gene encoding 2-succinyl-6-hydroxy-2,4-cyclohexadiene-1-carboxylate synthase, with translation MIYTIEGQPFHVKIEGEGEPLLLLHGFTGASASWTPLMKKLSNFYKVIAIDLIGHGASGKPDDSALYTMEAMGSYLKKLLQILRIDSIHLLGYSMGGRFALSFTVQYPDCVKTLILESSSPGLITKEERDERIQNDHRLARRIEQEGMASFVDFWESVPLFSTQKKLPLRKKEEIRKQRLSNTEKGLANSLIGMGTGAQRSYWEMLDDLSIPVLLLVGEHDQKFVSIGKKMENLLPQADFVQINDAGHTIHVEQPEIFVKMVVAFLKKHADSNL, from the coding sequence ATGATTTACACAATTGAAGGACAACCGTTTCACGTTAAAATAGAAGGTGAGGGGGAACCTCTTCTTTTATTGCACGGCTTTACAGGGGCAAGCGCAAGTTGGACGCCGTTAATGAAAAAACTATCAAATTTCTATAAAGTAATCGCCATAGATTTAATAGGGCATGGTGCAAGTGGAAAACCAGATGATTCTGCGCTCTATACGATGGAAGCAATGGGAAGTTATTTAAAAAAGCTCTTACAGATTCTTCGAATTGATAGCATCCATTTACTTGGTTATTCAATGGGTGGTCGTTTTGCCTTATCGTTTACTGTACAATATCCTGATTGTGTTAAAACACTCATCCTCGAGAGTAGTTCACCAGGACTTATCACGAAAGAGGAAAGAGATGAACGAATACAAAATGATCATCGGCTTGCTAGACGGATTGAACAGGAAGGCATGGCATCTTTTGTAGATTTTTGGGAAAGCGTTCCTTTGTTTTCTACTCAGAAAAAACTTCCTTTACGCAAGAAAGAGGAAATAAGAAAACAGCGTTTGAGCAATACTGAAAAAGGACTAGCTAACAGTCTTATTGGAATGGGGACAGGGGCACAGCGTTCATATTGGGAAATGCTAGATGACTTGTCAATTCCAGTCCTTCTTTTAGTAGGTGAGCATGATCAAAAGTTCGTTTCTATTGGGAAGAAGATGGAAAATTTACTCCCTCAAGCTGATTTTGTGCAAATAAATGACGCAGGGCATACAATTCATGTAGAACAACCTGAAATCTTTGTTAAAATGGTAGTAGCTTTTCTAAAAAAGCATGCAGATTCTAATCTGTAA
- a CDS encoding 1,4-dihydroxy-2-naphthoate polyprenyltransferase, translating to MNNSKDKLNKVTPSKPTWQVWWRLLRPHTLTASFVPVFLGTMLALQSHTLHFGLFMAMMIASILIQSATNMFNEYYDFKRGLDHAGSVGIGGAIVRDGVSARTVLNLAFIFFGIAILLGVYICILTTWWIAVIGSICMAAGYFYTGGPHPIAYTPFGEIAAGVFMGLILVLLSFFIQTGVITFESILVSIPISILVGGILMANNIRDLEGDKEKGRKTLAILLGHDKAVALLEWMFIVSYLWVVALIITIDLSLWLLLIILSIPKAFKAIRLFEGKTQAAQMMPAMQATAQMHTQFGLLMAIGLLLAYFI from the coding sequence ATGAACAACAGCAAAGATAAGCTGAACAAAGTGACGCCTTCAAAACCAACATGGCAGGTGTGGTGGCGACTATTAAGACCCCACACATTAACAGCTTCCTTCGTCCCGGTTTTTCTGGGCACAATGCTTGCCCTTCAAAGTCATACATTACATTTTGGATTGTTTATGGCGATGATGATCGCTTCTATCCTTATTCAATCAGCAACAAATATGTTTAATGAATACTATGATTTCAAAAGGGGTCTTGATCACGCAGGTAGCGTAGGAATTGGTGGCGCCATCGTAAGAGATGGAGTTAGTGCAAGAACAGTATTGAATCTTGCTTTTATTTTCTTTGGAATTGCCATTCTGTTAGGCGTTTACATCTGTATCCTGACGACATGGTGGATTGCGGTCATTGGTTCAATCTGTATGGCTGCAGGGTATTTCTATACTGGTGGCCCACACCCAATTGCCTATACACCATTTGGCGAAATTGCCGCTGGCGTCTTTATGGGACTCATTCTTGTCTTACTTTCTTTTTTCATTCAAACGGGCGTTATTACATTTGAAAGCATTCTCGTTTCGATCCCGATTTCCATTCTAGTTGGCGGTATCCTTATGGCGAACAATATCCGCGACCTAGAAGGCGACAAAGAAAAAGGACGAAAAACACTCGCAATACTTCTTGGACACGATAAAGCTGTGGCCCTTTTAGAGTGGATGTTTATCGTTTCTTACCTTTGGGTGGTGGCACTCATCATTACAATTGATTTATCACTTTGGTTGCTGTTAATTATTCTAAGCATCCCTAAAGCATTCAAAGCCATTCGCTTGTTTGAAGGGAAAACGCAGGCTGCTCAAATGATGCCCGCTATGCAAGCAACGGCTCAAATGCATACTCAGTTTGGACTGCTTATGGCCATTGGTTTATTGCTCGCGTATTTTATTTAA
- a CDS encoding hotdog fold thioesterase, with the protein MEFANTMLEALGIKAITLTPEKVVLEMPVGPSTHQPLGYLHGGASVALAESAASIGGTLNLNSENEATFGMEINANHLRSKKDGVVRAIAEPIHIGRRTMVWEINIVDEQEELICISRCTLAVKRY; encoded by the coding sequence ATGGAATTCGCAAATACAATGCTAGAGGCACTCGGAATCAAAGCCATTACACTAACACCTGAAAAAGTCGTTCTTGAAATGCCAGTTGGACCGAGCACTCATCAGCCACTCGGATATCTTCACGGAGGTGCATCCGTTGCACTTGCAGAGTCAGCCGCAAGTATCGGTGGCACACTTAACCTTAACTCAGAAAACGAAGCCACATTCGGAATGGAAATCAACGCTAATCATCTACGTAGCAAAAAAGACGGCGTTGTCCGAGCCATCGCTGAGCCGATCCACATTGGACGAAGAACAATGGTCTGGGAAATCAACATCGTCGACGAACAAGAAGAACTAATCTGCATATCCCGCTGCACCCTAGCCGTTAAAAGGTATTAA
- a CDS encoding isochorismate synthase — MSTLQHQELFSLLHQGVSKAEKRGTSVLVSQVLSVAAVDPLSFYAAGSSTYKNDRTFWSDPENDTTIVGLGRMNQFQANSDRFRTIEEEWQRFLEDAIIEGAPSRPGVGPVLLGGFSFDPSAPESGEWGSFPEGGMVLPEIMLTSALDQAWLTINAVVSVEDDPEKLSEALLKQHANLLNKITTVYSSDVEAFSIEEINPDQWKETVRSAAENIREGQLDKVVLAREIKLKSTQSFSSTRTLSNLKELQSDSYVFAFEYGGKCFLGASPERLVKREGQQVYSTCLAGSIQRGVSEEQDEALGQELLYDQKNRIEHDLVVQMIRTAMEKECEFVQVPSTPEILKTPHIQHLFTPVVARASKRTSLLRMVERLHPTPALGGYPQVEAVNEIKRIENLDRGWYAGPVGWVDYQGNGEFAVAIRSGLLNGDQATLYAGCGIVGDSDPDSEYEETKMKFKPMLTALGGKKYD; from the coding sequence GTGTCTACATTACAACATCAAGAATTATTTAGCCTGCTTCATCAAGGTGTTAGTAAGGCAGAAAAGCGGGGAACGTCTGTACTTGTTAGTCAGGTGCTATCAGTAGCTGCTGTCGATCCCCTCTCCTTTTATGCAGCAGGTTCGTCTACTTATAAAAATGATCGAACATTTTGGTCTGACCCAGAGAATGATACGACGATTGTAGGGCTTGGACGGATGAACCAATTTCAAGCCAATTCCGATCGGTTTCGTACAATAGAAGAAGAGTGGCAGCGTTTTCTTGAAGATGCCATTATAGAGGGGGCGCCATCTCGTCCAGGTGTCGGACCTGTGCTGCTCGGTGGTTTTTCTTTTGACCCTTCTGCGCCAGAAAGCGGAGAATGGGGTTCATTTCCTGAAGGCGGTATGGTACTTCCGGAAATTATGCTAACCTCCGCTCTTGATCAGGCATGGTTAACAATTAATGCTGTCGTGAGTGTAGAAGATGATCCAGAGAAACTTTCCGAAGCACTTCTAAAGCAACATGCCAACCTCTTAAATAAAATAACGACTGTATATTCATCGGATGTTGAAGCTTTTTCTATAGAAGAAATCAACCCTGATCAATGGAAAGAAACAGTCAGAAGTGCAGCCGAAAATATACGAGAAGGGCAATTGGATAAAGTTGTTCTTGCTAGAGAAATCAAGCTCAAATCTACTCAATCTTTCTCTTCTACACGAACGCTATCAAATCTAAAAGAACTGCAGAGCGATAGCTACGTATTTGCGTTCGAATACGGGGGGAAATGTTTTCTTGGTGCCTCACCTGAACGGTTAGTGAAAAGGGAGGGGCAACAGGTTTATTCAACGTGTCTTGCTGGCTCGATTCAGCGAGGGGTATCGGAAGAACAAGATGAAGCTCTTGGACAAGAACTGCTTTACGATCAAAAAAATCGAATCGAACACGATTTGGTTGTTCAGATGATTCGAACCGCTATGGAAAAAGAGTGTGAATTTGTTCAGGTACCCTCTACGCCTGAAATTTTAAAAACGCCGCATATTCAACATTTGTTTACACCTGTTGTAGCGAGAGCTAGCAAAAGAACAAGTCTTTTACGGATGGTTGAGCGGTTACACCCTACCCCAGCGCTCGGTGGGTATCCTCAAGTAGAGGCGGTTAATGAGATTAAGCGAATCGAAAACTTGGATCGCGGCTGGTATGCTGGACCTGTTGGCTGGGTTGATTACCAGGGGAATGGAGAATTTGCGGTTGCGATTCGCTCAGGTTTATTAAATGGCGATCAAGCAACGCTCTATGCAGGGTGCGGGATTGTAGGAGATTCAGATCCCGATAGTGAATACGAAGAAACCAAAATGAAGTTTAAACCGATGTTAACGGCGCTTGGGGGTAAAAAATATGACTGA
- the menB gene encoding 1,4-dihydroxy-2-naphthoyl-CoA synthase: protein MIQWKTEREFEDILYETYDGIAKITINRPEVRNAFTPRTVNELITAFSFARDDSNIGVIVLAGAGDKAFCSGGDQSVRGHGGYVGDDEIPRLNVLDLQRLIRVIPKPVIAMVSGYAIGGGHVLHVVCDLTIAADNAIFGQTGPKVGSFDAGYGAGYLARIVGHKKAREIWYLCRQYNAQEALDMGLVNTVVPLEQLEAETVQWAQEMLDKSPTALRFLKASLNADTDGLAGLQQMGGDATLLYYTTEEAKEGRDSFKEKRKPDFKQFPRFP, encoded by the coding sequence ATGATTCAATGGAAGACTGAACGTGAATTTGAAGATATTCTTTATGAAACGTATGATGGGATTGCTAAGATTACAATTAACCGTCCAGAGGTGCGCAATGCATTTACACCAAGAACGGTTAATGAATTAATTACAGCTTTTTCATTTGCGAGAGATGATTCTAATATTGGGGTTATTGTTCTTGCAGGTGCTGGAGACAAAGCATTTTGTTCTGGCGGAGATCAAAGTGTTCGTGGGCATGGTGGATACGTCGGCGACGATGAAATTCCTCGTCTCAACGTATTAGATCTTCAACGTCTTATTCGCGTAATCCCTAAACCGGTTATTGCAATGGTATCTGGTTATGCGATTGGCGGAGGACATGTTCTACACGTTGTATGTGACCTTACAATTGCTGCTGATAATGCAATCTTTGGACAAACAGGTCCTAAAGTAGGGAGTTTTGATGCTGGATACGGCGCTGGATACCTTGCTCGAATCGTAGGGCATAAGAAAGCCCGTGAGATCTGGTACCTTTGCCGCCAATATAACGCTCAAGAAGCCCTTGATATGGGTCTAGTTAACACGGTTGTCCCTCTTGAGCAGCTTGAAGCTGAAACCGTTCAGTGGGCGCAGGAAATGCTTGATAAGTCACCAACTGCTTTACGTTTCCTTAAAGCTTCACTTAATGCTGATACAGATGGTCTTGCAGGACTTCAACAAATGGGTGGAGATGCAACGCTTCTTTATTACACAACTGAAGAAGCGAAAGAAGGACGCGATTCGTTCAAAGAGAAACGCAAACCAGACTTTAAACAGTTCCCACGTTTTCCATAA